The genomic segment AGAGAATAGCAATGATGTTATTTCAAATCCTGttattaatacaatattaaGTATTCCATTACCAAAACGTTTATCTGACTCAgattataatattgaaattcATACAGCATCTTCAACAGAAAAAGAAGCTACtgaaatgttattaaaaaataaagcaaATCCAAATGCTACTAATGGTACAAAATGGACTCCATTAATGTATGCAGCATATTTAGGACATACATCAATATgtgaattattaataaaaaaaggtgccggtttaaataatcaaaatcaAAAAGGACAAACAGCTTTGATGCTAGCAGCTACATGTGGACATGATCAAacagtaaaattattaataaaagaaaacgCTGAAGTAAATAAGCAAGATTGTAATGGACAATCAGCATTACATTATGCTGTATCTAGTTCACAATCAAGTACAATTGAATATTTACTATCATGGGGAGGAAATCCAAATATGGTTGATTTATATGGAATGACACCAACATTAGAAGCATGTTCAATTGGACATGAAAAAATCTTAtcaatattaatgaaaaataaaggTAACCCATTGATTGTTAATAAGAAAGGAGAAAATGGTATAACATTAATAGGTGACTCACcatcattattatcaatattaaaacaacATGGTATAACTGtaaatgataagaaaaaaggagttacaaatattattgttaatcaaaaaaatatagagaATGAAACAACAAAACAATCACAAAAGTTAACAATAACTATTTCTGAAATGTTAAAAGctataaaattagaaaaatatttacccAATTTTGAGAGAAACAAAATTGATatgacaaatttttttaaattaactgATGATGAAATTGATGAAATGGGTATAAAAGCTTTTggaccaaaaaaaaaattattaaatattattcaaaaatatcaacaaacaggaatttttgatattatccAAGATACAACAGATAATGTTGGTAATCAAATTCTAACAAATGAAGAATTGGTTTCATTAAATGCTCAGGTAACATAcctcttttaaatattatttaaagtaaacaattttaataataatatatttagatGACAAGTAAGTTACATGAATGTCAAAGGAAACTACAAATGAATGAGGAAGAAAtaaaagaacaaaaaaaaattattcaagaTCAACAGATGATAATAACTCGACTATCAGCTTCAAATGAAAAGTTCATAGAAAAACTTAAAACACTCAATTATGatgtttcattaaattttcttgGTTTAACTgatattaatcaaaaaacaAAACTTCAAGAAAGAATTCTTGATTGTCTTAAAGGATATTATGTCGATAACAGTcaaatttagataaaaataattttaactataatttatatatcaaaaattaaattaaaattacatattttttttttctttattatattttatatgtttactttttttgaaaataatagataaaatttaataaatgggactatttttcatataaataaatatcggttaacatttttttatttattataatttaataataaatatgaaaaatgtttaaactattaattatatttatactcTTATAATTACCATTTggatataaattaatttatataattttaacatcatttatatttataaaaaataaaaaaatgttattgtaAGTAATTTGACATACAATCATGtaaccaaaaaaaatataaatttataaattataataatgttaaaacaaaatgtaaacattaactaaaaaaatattaataaataaaccggtttaaaaaataatcaaaagagtatttcattataatttaaaaattgtttttttaaaattaaacatccTCTTTTGTTGTAATGGATAAGTTCTCCAGTAGATAATAACATTGCTGTTGAAATagcatttttatttctttcatCAACAAATCTTCTTAaagcatatttttttttatcacttaATACAATACTACATATTGTTCCATCACTTAACGAGGcagatattaaaatatcatttgtacaaatattataaatattaaaatctttCACTCTACATCCAGTGAATGTTGTTATTTTCCATTTATAATTGTCTTTGCGAACTTTTGAACATAATAATGGTCTTGTAAAAATGCGTTCTTCATTAgctattattaatttatttggaCATATATCACCTGGTAGTGTAAAAAGTTTCATCTTAACTATTGGTGCtgaatgtttataaaatattgtatctTTTGGAAAGACATTCCTATAACAACCATTTATAATATCTGTTAAAGTAAAACAATGAATCTCTCCTTTATATAATccaacatatatatttaatatataatcacGATGAAATGATTCTTTAGCAATAACAATATCAACAACACATGGATCTTTACTTAATAAACAATCCATAGTTTTAGATATTGCTCTTGATTCTATTTGTCTTTCTACAGAATGAAAATTgtcattttcaaaaattttattaccatcaaaatcaattttttgttttctaCGAAATGTTTGtcttaatgatttttttaaacttttaaaacgGCTTAAAGGTGCATTTGAAAGATAAGATAATTCACTTTGTGTAAAAGTTACtgtttcaaatattattttattttttttataactataaatatGTAAACTAAATTCTGTACCAATTaccaaaattttttcatctttttcatatactaattttgttattttagaACCATCACCTTTTATAGTACAATTACCATTTAACTGATAATTATCAGATGGTtgtaaatattctttattaattattaattcatCATTAACATTACTTATAGCTCCTTTTGGTAATTGTAAATTTGATTTTGAAACAATTATTTGTGATAAATTACATGAATCAATTGAACGTTCTTCTCCTGATGGaagattaaattttaaaacatatccACCATGATTaccaataaatatttcaccTGTTTCTTTGACAAAATAAAGTGAAGTTATAGCTAGATTTTCTGAATCCAAATAATCATCAAATACACCTccataatttaaatttggtaaaaataaattttctaattcatcatcaatatcaagttttttattaataccatcttcaaaaatattttttgtatccaatttgaaaatatatttaaaattatttttcattaatttaaaaaaatatacttcaCCATTTCCATAtccaattaataataaattattatgttttgttaaactttctttttctatttttgaTGTTGGAAATTCGAACATTcttgtatattttatacctgtaaaagtgtttttttgtaaacaaattaatcttgaaaatatttcatttgaaacattatcaataaatacaGTTTTTGTAACTGTGTGATGATCTAATGTTAAAAGTAAACCTGGATGTATTTCTCTATAATAAGGATCATCATTCAAGTCAATAAGAATAAATTCATTGCGacaaagaataaataatatatcgTCATTATTgttgtaatttaaattatcattatcaaaTTCTTTCTTACTTGTAACATGATAATCATATATTTCTGATtcaatgatatatttttttccaatatttttggtattaaaaattgttaaacaTTTTGAGTATtcttgaattttttttaaatttttagtgtcatcaaaaattatataaggACAACATAATTTGTTATCATTATTGATATTGGttaatgtatttataaaaaaaaaatcttttatatttttgtgacttatttctaaatagtttttttctaaatttaataatttacttttattggTTATATGATTgaattcattaatatttttaccatCAATTAGGTATGTTGAAGTATCTGATGTTACAACAACTATTGCATCATTATATCTATCATAATCAACTTTGACAATAGAACATTTACATTCCCAAtattcaatatttaatttttttgatccAAAAATTGTactaaaaagtatattatcaCCAATTACTATAAATATCTCATCTTTTTTTGAATCAATTTTCATAACattgacaaaaaaattttgaatagtaaaatttgccatattttgtaattcaatatttttacaaaaataatgaaaatttgaaatatttattgtttcaaagaaaaatgatatttctttttctcttttaatattatcacaTTTCAATAAACATTCTTTACCAATAATTCGATTTAAATGTCCATTTCCATTTgcataataaaaagaaaatgaattaatatcataatatattttcaaacatgaaatcataaatatttcttctttCTTGTATAAAACATAACTATCATTtccattaaatataatattttccatacaatttttattttcaagtGACTTTTTGATTGAAAAAAGGATATCTCtattaagaatatatatatttttaaaatctttttttccTGATCCTGTTATCACTACAATTGTTttcttatcaatattatcaatataaaatattttataaattgtatatGCAAATTTAATGATTGGTGGTGATTCATCATAACATATACTACaaattaaattacaaaaaataaatattaaacttacaatcctaaattatttgatgatGTAGCATAAACAATCTCATTACCATATTTTCCTGGATgaaatatagaaatattatcattaaaaccCAAAAATTCGTTATCAGTTATCTGAAAATTTTTAGCCAAAAAATCAGGAGGTGTATTTTttccaaatattttttttcttgtaaaaatatttgccatttctaaaatataatctaatttttattaattcaaaaataatttaaagaaaaattaaataattaaattaggtaacaaaaatatttttagcattttaatatcttttttttatttataattaacagataataatgataaaaaaaaatttttaattatattatacaaaaCAACATATTTAGATGATATTaggaaaataattttaaaataaatatatatatatatatatacgtgtatacatacatatatattagtgaaaaattttaatgttaaagctatttattttttttaaacaaaaaaaaagaagagaaatgaataaattttatgttgataaaaaatatattaaaatatatttatattaaagttttaaaagtttataaagataaaatattaatttcaatTATGGAAATAcaactataaaaaattgagttaatacaaatataaaagtgTTCCATAAAAATCAATAACAATTGTCTATAGagtattttaaatgtacTTTTTACAATATGAATGCAACTAAACTATTATGATCATCAGGTATAGATAGAAATAAATTGAGTACACTTTTTAGTGGAATAGTGtatgaattattattttgcAAGATATATTAGAAACAACTTTTATGtcgtttatatatatatatgactCATTTTAACTATGGAGTtgttctttttattatatattataaataatatagatatatatattatatatcaataaatatatccATATTAgtatatgttataaaataaatagtaaatataattatttacttaaaaaagtattattaatataattagttataaatgttgatttataatattatttaatgtattaaatttaaaatttttttacaataaaacaaataacaattacaaattaatttgaattcattatatttaatatttagtCTTAcagttatataatatatattagtagcaaattttatttaaaaaataataaagcaaaattgttaaaataataaaatcgtattaaacaaaaatatatataaatatatatatatattttttttttgttattttacgCATTTGTTTTCCCAGGCATTTGACCTTTTTGTGCTTTCTTAGCTTCTTTTTGTTGAATTTTTTCCCATTTAGCAGTCATTTTATGAGCATGAtcaataacaatatttacaTCATCTTTTGTATATGATGAGTGTTTTTCATTTAACAATGATTCTTCttctaattcttttaatgCTTTATCACGTTCTTCCTTTAATCTTGTAAATTCTTCTTCTAAtgcttttcttttttcttcacAAATATCTGTATCACTAGTTATTGCCTCAAATTTATCAcgtatattttttctttttatttctaatccTTCAAGATCTTCAAGTATTTTTGGAGTTCTAGCAACACTCTCTTCTTtaccaatatttttaaatttattcataatatttttaacatcatATTCTTCTTCCTCATCATCATTGTCATCTTGTGTTGAagatttattaacaatttcaCCAACCggtatatcttttttatccCATTTACTTGGTGTTTTAATTGGTAATTGTCCTGGCATTGGTAAATGCTGATCTGGATTTTCTGCCTCAATTTGTTTAAACTTATCTCTTGCTCTTCCAACAAGATTTGCATTAAcctcaatttttttttcatcatttatTTCTTGATGTTCTCCTTCTTTTGCAGCTTCTTCTTTAGCTTTTTGTGCTTGAAGTTTACGTGCCaatttatatcttaaaaattcagcctcaatttcttttttctttaactCTGCTCTTTCTTCTGGTGTCATTGTATCTTCACccttaaatataataaaaaaaaattatatataataaaaatgttttttattttaccttTTCAAAAGCAGCTTTAATATCTCCCAATTGTATATCAAGATCAACTTTAGTTTTCTCAATATTGTCAGTATCTTCACACTTTTCAAATCTATCTTTGAATGAATCAagttctaaaaaaataaacattatttattggttaaatttataatattatatgtaaaaatatctttttaacaaCTGGTCATTTATCTACTATTGTTAAAATgtgtttttaattataactcttttttcatatattttattttgtaaatttatattactatttttctatgaaataaagtataatatattaaatagcTAAAGACACATCTGGCTTAATAATACAAATCAACTTGGTATATCTTTTGATTTTAAGAGATGacaattgtattttaaatataaagaaaattgaaTAAGTTATTTGAGTTATCacttaaatataatatatattataaaccTCTGTTTCATAGATAATTCAGTTTAGTAATTATGTTTAAAGATGTCTATAGAATAATGgataatgttaatattacttaatataaagttaatggaaaatatatctttaatataattttaaacatactTTTGAATTCTAAATCTGATAATTCAGTAGCAGTCTTTTCAATAGGTCCACTTTGATATGCAGCACCCTCCAAAAAGCTTTTCCTTGCCGCTGCAacatctaaaaattttaacaaaataattaattaaattagtTTAAACAATTTACTTACTTGTGACATCTAAATCACTTATATTGTaacttttaacaatatttaaattatcttcCTCATTTCCAGTTTTTTCACAAAAtctttctttaatattactaCTACCTTTACGTAATTCTTCTAATTCAGCTTTTGTTTCACtatcaatttctttttctttttcaacaTCTCCTGTCTTCCATCGATTTTTTACTTCAGCTATTTGTGCTGTATCTAAATCAACGACagttttattaacatttgaATCTACATCATCAGTTGAATGGATAAAAAGATCAACATTTCCTTTGACAAGTCCTGATTTAATATCTTCCTCAATAGTTGTCTTTTTGTCAATTTTTTCAGACTCTTTAATCGATGATTGTAAATGTTCTTTCTTTTCTCGCAAACTTTTTATTTGCAATAATTCCTCACCAATATTTGTGCCagctaaataaaaaatttgtttatttaataaatatgtcAAAAATACCTCTAACTACGTCACCAGATAATTGTTTAGGTTTTGATGATATAACAaattcatcatcatcatcatctcCTTGACTTGTTTCTTCAATATCTTCTACACTAAGAGCCTCAAGTGCAGCAGCTCTATCAGGATGAAGTATTAAATCCATATGTTGTTTACAAAGTAAATTTCCCTCATGAGAATAAAAAGTAACAGGacttaaataaagttataaaaaaaaattaattaattaataaatataattatcttaCGTTAATTTTTTGGAACATTTAGAACATTTAAAACAAgcataatgataaatatttttgttagcAAGTAATTTTTCAGCTGAATAAACAAGTTTATTACATATAGCACAATTTCTTGGTCCTTCATCATCAATTTTAGGATTTGCAAATGCTCCCATAATTTTTGCTAACTCATCACATGATTTACCTTTAATTTCTTCTTTAACATAATTTGTTCCAGTTGTATTAGTATTACCAGAACCTTCAAAATTTCCTTTTAAATCTTTAAGTCCAAGGTTTTGTAGACCTTCtaattctttttcaaaaCCTTTCAATTTTTCTTCAACATTAGCAGCTAATGTTTCTTCTATAtgttcaaatttatttttaaattgagaTAAAATATCCTTTGAAAGACCTGTTGGTTTATCACTatcaattgttttattttcatcatcattatttttgttaacaattttaccttctttaaaattttctattactttttttaattcatcacctttaatcttttttatttcttctaaTTCTTTAATCTTATCCTGATCTTTTATAACTTCTTGATTATCTGttgttaaattttctttctaaaaatattttatattatttaattaaaaattattttacaactTACAATACGATTTATATCTATATTTAATCTTTCAccaatattaatttttggtGGTGGTCCTTTTAATGATTCTTCATCTGAATCAGATAAAGCATAAGGATCTTCATTATCAGACATacttattttctaaaaattttaataaataatataaataaaattttaatttaaaaaaaaattattttaaataatattagtaataattatttaaaatttaaaaaatgaaatataaaaaaaataaatatatttttaatcatttatgATCAAgtaagtaataataataaaagagtAAATGAATTGTACATACGGATAAACATAATGAACTTATagttatctttaaaaatatatcttttttcaaACGCCTACTCTTATTTTATCTATAGGTATATACATACTTTAGTAACTTGAAGAATAGTATTAAAGCagtgaaaatattaatgttcaataatatatatatatatatataattttaatagttgAAACAAATCACAATCTAGCCGTTCTTATTACCCTTACATTTAATCATAAGATGATATacacatttttatttatatatcttatatatattacaaaattcTTAACTTTAACTTAAgaatgaaataataaatgtggTTGGTagatttaattatatttgatttgtatatattagattaattatttttttattaaataatatataaaatttaattttataaaaataatgtgaaatataaaaaaatatatctatattattataattgtaataGTTAATGACAAtgtaaaaactttttctgttatttagttataaattttgattcattttaatattaaaattatgctaaaagtataatattaataaaaacatttaaatttattttaactaaaatatatagtgatatttgatttttatcttatcatACTACTAGTTAagtatttttgttttaataatattaaaataattcttaaataaatatataaaattatagttttcttactaataatatttaaaatattatttttggcatttatatatttattttattagagGTTGTGATaatgaattatatatatatatatatatatatcattgaTCTATCgagtatataaatatataaaaaaatttatttcttataatattaagtgataaaaatatttcaattggttaaaaatatttacattttaaagaTTGCTTTTCAAGAATTATCAATGATATtaattagtaaaatatttaaccaACTGACAGATTAAAAAcatgttatttaaataaaatcaaaaaaaaactttttttttttaaatttctttaaaaattatgtattttataataaaaggtaaaatcaaataaactattgcaataataatatataaatttcatGATCTAATActtattcataaaaattcataatatataaaaagaaaaaagatattaataaaaactatatttattaattaatatatttgataaatgaaaaaactataatattaatttttaaagaaactaagaaaataaaaagaatttgatCAATTGTGTGTACATgttttttatagtttaaagcacataatttataaagtataatcaacatttattttttattatttaaatacctcaatctattaataattttgtaaataaaagttaaaaaattattattatttaatgaatataaaaaaaattaaaataatgcaaattgataaacaaatattatatattttatcaatatatttaaaaattaatagatatatgggtaaaaagatataattataGGTTAGTTGTCaaagatttatattataaataacattcatttttattttattattaaatataaattattatatagaGGATATATGTGagaatttgtaaaaatatgttaaaattgtttaattaattaaaatattatttacaaaatactataataacattttcataagcaagttttactaaaatgttataattctaagttttttacaaaaagaattaatatttacttaaatgtgtttatataatttgtaatattttgtaaaatatttaaaagtaattattattcattacaatgatttttttagtttaattCTCACCTCAActgtattatatttttacattttttattaaaaaaaaaaataaattaacaaagctgtttcaaatattattttatcaattaaacttttcttttaaaaataaaaatagataataatagactatttttaaattgtaacatttaacataatctattattttataaataaatatttattattaacaatatacattaaaattagtaattatattatcaaaatattttttaatttctacctattaacaaaaaattttaatattaaaataatgttatcatatttaaatttttttctatataaaaatcatttttattacctttttacattaattaaatgttttttgttataaaaaagataaatatttatgtattaaattttatttaatattctaaaatttatttaaaattaaagaaaagtttatattcttattttttttaaattatattatacaatACTCTTCTAAATACATAAACTAATATAAATAGTATAGATGTTAACAACCCGCAAAgatgaaataaaatgttaCCAGTATACTTTATGGTACatactttaaattatattttctgtttatgataagaaaatttttaaaaaagtgcaaattttttcttatttatttaaccatcaaattattaatataacttaatttgacttgttattaatttttctttatcagtccgttttaatctattttacaaaaatatttttttaacagattaataaactattttatattatattatttagaatatgaataaaataaaattacaaaatatttgcattattttttaaatgatctTGTTAAATTTCTACACAAATAAgtataacattaatttttagatatcaataaaagataaataattttataacaattaatttttgttttaccatattattattttttgaaagaaagaaagaaagaaagaaaataaagattaaaaaaatgtagcaagttataatgtaaaaagttttttatttgaaaaaaaaacacttcTATTTTAGAatcctttttttataaaaaaataagaatctTAAATAACgataaaaatgattagtAAGAAATTATctgtttttaaaatgacataataaaattttatttttgaatttttataaactgtATTTTGAAtcatatcttaaaaaatttttgaaaaataataatttacaaatttttattagaattaaagtgattaataaatattataatttatatgatatttaaaaaaattcaatttttattgaaaaaattaccaccctttttttaaaatttagttcatcttttttcataaaattatcttatttattatgaatatttgttttattattaatatatataaatctcaaatatgttatattttatttagaaattaaaagtatatttgaAACTATAAAGTTTGAAATAAGCTGTACAAGacaagtatatatatttcattgtaaaaataaaataattattaaaatttatttaattaacattttgaaaaaaaacaaaatagcatttaaattattgttgAA from the Strongyloides ratti genome assembly S_ratti_ED321, chromosome : X genome contains:
- a CDS encoding Zinc finger, LIM-type domain-containing protein codes for the protein MSDNEDPYALSDSDEESLKGPPPKINIGERLNIDINRIKENLTTDNQEVIKDQDKIKELEEIKKIKGDELKKVIENFKEGKIVNKNNDDENKTIDSDKPTGLSKDILSQFKNKFEHIEETLAANVEEKLKGFEKELEGLQNLGLKDLKGNFEGSGNTNTTGTNYVKEEIKGKSCDELAKIMGAFANPKIDDEGPRNCAICNKLVYSAEKLLANKNIYHYACFKCSKCSKKLTPVTFYSHEGNLLCKQHMDLILHPDRAAALEALSVEDIEETSQGDDDDDEFVISSKPKQLSGDVVRAGTNIGEELLQIKSLREKKEHLQSSIKESEKIDKKTTIEEDIKSGLVKGNVDLFIHSTDDVDSNVNKTVVDLDTAQIAEVKNRWKTGDVEKEKEIDSETKAELEELRKGSSNIKERFCEKTGNEEDNLNIVKSYNISDLDVTNVAAARKSFLEGAAYQSGPIEKTATELSDLEFKKLDSFKDRFEKCEDTDNIEKTKVDLDIQLGDIKAAFEKGEDTMTPEERAELKKKEIEAEFLRYKLARKLQAQKAKEEAAKEGEHQEINDEKKIEVNANLVGRARDKFKQIEAENPDQHLPMPGQLPIKTPSKWDKKDIPVGEIVNKSSTQDDNDDEEEEYDVKNIMNKFKNIGKEESVARTPKILEDLEGLEIKRKNIRDKFEAITSDTDICEEKRKALEEEFTRLKEERDKALKELEEESLLNEKHSSYTKDDVNIVIDHAHKMTAKWEKIQQKEAKKAQKGQMPGKTNA
- a CDS encoding Lethal(2) giant larvae protein homolog 2 → MANIFTRKKIFGKNTPPDFLAKNFQITDNEFLGFNDNISIFHPGKYGNEIVYATSSNNLGFICYDESPPIIKFAYTIYKIFYIDNIDKKTIVVITGSGKKDFKNIYILNRDILFSIKKSLENKNCMENIIFNGNDSYVLYKKEEIFMISCLKIYYDINSFSFYYANGNGHLNRIIGKECLLKCDNIKREKEISFFFETINISNFHYFCKNIELQNMANFTIQNFFVNVMKIDSKKDEIFIVIGDNILFSTIFGSKKLNIEYWECKCSIVKVDYDRYNDAIVVVTSDTSTYLIDGKNINEFNHITNKSKLLNLEKNYLEISHKNIKDFFFINTLTNINNDNKLCCPYIIFDDTKNLKKIQEYSKCLTIFNTKNIGKKYIIESEIYDYHVTSKKEFDNDNLNYNNNDDILFILCRNEFILIDLNDDPYYREIHPGLLLTLDHHTVTKTVFIDNVSNEIFSRLICLQKNTFTGIKYTRMFEFPTSKIEKESLTKHNNLLLIGYGNGEVYFFKLMKNNFKYIFKLDTKNIFEDGINKKLDIDDELENLFLPNLNYGGVFDDYLDSENLAITSLYFVKETGEIFIGNHGGYVLKFNLPSGEERSIDSCNLSQIIVSKSNLQLPKGAISNVNDELIINKEYLQPSDNYQLNGNCTIKGDGSKITKLVYEKDEKILVIGTEFSLHIYSYKKNKIIFETVTFTQSELSYLSNAPLSRFKSLKKSLRQTFRRKQKIDFDGNKIFENDNFHSVERQIESRAISKTMDCLLSKDPCVVDIVIAKESFHRDYILNIYVGLYKGEIHCFTLTDIINGCYRNVFPKDTIFYKHSAPIVKMKLFTLPGDICPNKLIIANEERIFTRPLLCSKVRKDNYKWKITTFTGCRVKDFNIYNICTNDILISASLSDGTICSIVLSDKKKYALRRFVDERNKNAISTAMLLSTGELIHYNKRGCLILKKQFLNYNEILF
- a CDS encoding Sterile alpha motif domain and Ankyrin repeat and Sterile alpha motif/pointed domain and Ankyrin repeat-containing domain and Sterile alpha motif, type 1 domain-containing protein; the protein is MPTIPRIVRFSSQKPIEHELPENSNDVISNPVINTILSIPLPKRLSDSDYNIEIHTASSTEKEATEMLLKNKANPNATNGTKWTPLMYAAYLGHTSICELLIKKGAGLNNQNQKGQTALMLAATCGHDQTVKLLIKENAEVNKQDCNGQSALHYAVSSSQSSTIEYLLSWGGNPNMVDLYGMTPTLEACSIGHEKILSILMKNKGNPLIVNKKGENGITLIGDSPSLLSILKQHGITVNDKKKGVTNIIVNQKNIENETTKQSQKLTITISEMLKAIKLEKYLPNFERNKIDMTNFFKLTDDEIDEMGIKAFGPKKKLLNIIQKYQQTGIFDIIQDTTDNVGNQILTNEELVSLNAQMTSKLHECQRKLQMNEEEIKEQKKIIQDQQMIITRLSASNEKFIEKLKTLNYDVSLNFLGLTDINQKTKLQERILDCLKGYYVDNSQI